The sequence GAGATCGCGAATAAGTGCGACGGATCGCTCCTCCTTGGCAGTGGCCGGCATAAGCTTTTGCAGAAGGCGTTCGGCGTGGACCCAACACAGCGCGTGATTGCCGACGCGGAACTGGCCGGCATCGTCGGACACGATTACCATGTTTCCCACCAGGCCATGATGGCGGATAGAACCCCAAAGCGCGGCTTCAGCAAGCGTGCCGATCTCCTGCCGATCGAAGATATCGACACCCTTGTCGGCCAGATGCGCCATGAACGGCACCTGGTTGCAGAAGCGTTGTGGTTCAAAAGTGCGAAGTCCAGCGGCCACGACTGGCTCGCCACGGCGCTCTTTCAGATAGTCGAATGCGGCATCGTTGAGCACATAATCCTGATAATTGCCGCGCAGCAGCGACAGGAAATTCAGGCGGGACTTCGATTTTGTGGTGCGAAAGACAGTAAAATTCCGGCCGCCGATGTGTGTGGCGTAACAGTTATTATGGGAATGCCGCGCGCCGGTGTCGTCGACAGTGACATAAGACGACGACACCAGACCGGCATGCAACACCGCCGCGTCCTCGGCAACAAAGCCATCCAGCTGCCGGGTCAAAAGCCGTACGATTTGGCGTTTTGAGATGTCGAGACCAATGTCATTGAGCAATGTCGTCAGACGCGCGGCCGTGACCTGTCCTTGTGCATGCAACATCAGGCACAGCCGCCTGAGATTGGCGCCATAACCACCGATGATCCCCGCCGGCAAAGGGGCCAGCACCGTCTTTCCATCCGGCGTTACCCAGCATTCGCGACGGTAATGCACGAGCTCCGCCTTGAGCACCAGGTCGCGAACATAGACGCTTTTGTATCCTTTGAAGCGTGAGCCGGCCGGAGCATC comes from Rhizobium sp. NXC24 and encodes:
- a CDS encoding transposase, producing MTKRLPSPEHADTLSLNALRSLVSGLLERSQQAEARLAKLEADNIQLREENAALRLENTRLKLDNQLLRDEIARLKNLPPRPPFRSSGMDKATDAALGSKPASKKKPRGAKLDVQRVSRQEILRVDAPAGSRFKGYKSVYVRDLVLKAELVHYRRECWVTPDGKTVLAPLPAGIIGGYGANLRRLCLMLHAQGQVTAARLTTLLNDIGLDISKRQIVRLLTRQLDGFVAEDAAVLHAGLVSSSYVTVDDTGARHSHNNCYATHIGGRNFTVFRTTKSKSRLNFLSLLRGNYQDYVLNDAAFDYLKERRGEPVVAAGLRTFEPQRFCNQVPFMAHLADKGVDIFDRQEIGTLAEAALWGSIRHHGLVGNMVIVSDDAGQFRVGNHALCWVHAERLLQKLMPATAKEERSVALIRDLVWRFYKALKAWKQRPSPHAAPAFRRRFDRIFALRTGYEALDKLLERLRRRKTELLKVLDHPEIPLHTNASENDLRSFVTKRKISGGTMSRDGRVARDVMLGLMKTCQKLGLSFYHYLGDRLGIGNVGQPVPSLSAIILARA